A stretch of the Carnobacterium alterfunditum DSM 5972 genome encodes the following:
- a CDS encoding GNAT family N-acetyltransferase, which produces MDIRIASELDYPALRSLYLESRRKSFHWADREEMNLEDFDRHTVGEFIILAEEDGKILGFSSLNLPDNFIHNLFVHPDFSGKGIGSQLVNASIKKMDKPIELKCVSKNQKDMEFYENNGWKKVIEEGKPKEKYWVMVYE; this is translated from the coding sequence ATGGATATTAGAATAGCAAGTGAATTAGACTACCCTGCTTTAAGAAGTCTATACTTAGAATCAAGACGTAAAAGTTTTCATTGGGCAGACAGAGAAGAAATGAATTTAGAAGATTTTGATAGGCATACTGTAGGAGAGTTTATAATTCTAGCAGAAGAAGATGGTAAAATTCTTGGTTTTTCTTCCTTGAATTTACCAGACAATTTCATACATAACTTATTTGTTCATCCTGATTTTTCAGGTAAAGGAATTGGTAGTCAGTTGGTTAATGCTTCTATAAAAAAAATGGACAAACCAATAGAATTAAAGTGTGTGTCTAAAAATCAAAAGGATATGGAATTCTATGAAAATAATGGTTGGAAAAAAGTTATCGAAGAAGGTAAACCGAAAGAAAAGTATTGGGTTATGGTGTATGAATAA
- a CDS encoding helix-turn-helix transcriptional regulator: MAKNLRLKAARAKKDLSQQQLADAVNVTRQTISAIERGDYNPTINLCREICREFDLTLNDLFWEE, from the coding sequence ATGGCTAAGAATTTAAGATTAAAGGCAGCACGAGCAAAGAAAGATCTGTCTCAGCAGCAGTTGGCAGATGCTGTTAACGTTACTCGACAAACAATTAGCGCGATTGAAAGAGGAGATTACAATCCGACAATCAATTTATGTAGAGAAATCTGTAGAGAATTTGATCTAACATTAAATGATTTATTTTGGGAGGAATGA